A stretch of DNA from Poecilia reticulata strain Guanapo linkage group LG18, Guppy_female_1.0+MT, whole genome shotgun sequence:
actgtaccacatttcgacacaaccaatgaaaatgtgttgacggtctgttgctaggtWGAACGGAGACACGTGGGGACAAACGAGGGGGAGGGGAggatttggatacggcaagagactagggagaattgatgctgtggattttactaagacTGTTTCGATAGattttttatacagtaagtatgttagttagagtttgtggtgtgtgtgcgcTCATGCTCAGCGCACGGAGAGCGCAGACATTTAGATCGGGCTCCGGAAAATACGTCATGATTTTGCATAGCCGACATCTTGTGCCATGCTCTTTCCACTGTCTCGTGAAGCCACAAAATGGCCGTGATGATCAGCTGATCGGGTGTTTTCCGGGCAGTTGCGTCATCGCCCGAGGACCTTTATATCTCatcaactgtttttaaatagctctaaaatcttaacattttgggCAAAACCTTTATGCGGAAtagtttttgaaagattaaagcCTCTTTTAGcggataattaaaaaaaaaaattttaaaggcACGTGGAGCCTTTGTTTACAGAGCGAGCCGAGGTCACGTGGCAGCTGGACCACCCTAACCGGTGGGTCCGTCGGGTtcaagcttaaggtgatgtattgatattagctagctagtcatcttttaactaactttacctgcatccaacagctttactaaacagtctgttagtttgggggggaaactgtgaaaagttctttgcgtttttgctggtttgctgccatgattctaacacacctgtgcagctccgCACAGTAGCAGCAgatctccttcactgccgcacaggtgtaaacccagcgtcgtagcgctcatgttgcgtttaaagacGACTCGGAAAAACAGAACAGTACATTGTATAATTTATTCATCCTTCGACCATCATCTGCTAGAACAAGCAGAACAAGTCATggatgttaacattttatttacacattcaTGAATATTGTGAGGTACTGTATATACAGAACAAGAAATTTTGAAATCCTAGAACAGTCTGTTAATTTAATGGGATTAAAAGTGGACAGAACCGGAATGAACCGGTTTTGTTTCTGCGAAGAGCACCTGACATATCTTTTGTTGATTTACTTCTAAATATGAGCTAAACTGAAACACATTAAACTGTTCTGAAATGAGTTTGCTGTTGCTAAATTGATGTGGTCTTACATTTTGTGTCAACTTCTAACAccgacaagaaaaaaaaaacgagaccACGGAAAAGGGAAAAACTTTGTCTATGAACTCTATCGTGACGGAATTGTAGGATTTTTGTTTAGTAGGATTTACTACAGCGATGCAAAACTTGTGTGAGCTTTTTCTGTGACGTAtacattgttttgatttttatgtgcTGATCATGTTCGATAAAGAGAAGACAATGATTAAGGTTTCCAAAATGACTCCATCAGGAGTTATCTTTACAACACGCGAGCTAAGTGAACGTCCAATGATGAGTCAGTCGTACTTTTCGTAAAACAAAGCGTTCTACAAACGTTGAAAGCAGGAAGGCAGACGTCAAGCCTTAGAAACATTcccaaaatatcaaaatgataTACAGAGTCTTGTGTCATTATGTCATATAAAGAAAGAGTCAGGTAAAATGAGTAAAtactaataaaactaataaaagtgaTTGAAATCAATCAATTATACAGAATGAGGAACTGTAGAAACTCAACTGTGTAGACTAGATTAGCAACGAAACCCTGTGTAAAAggcaaaatgattaaataaacataaaagttaAGATTGTAGATAGTAACATTAACTAACGACAACATATATAATGGTAGAGAACATTAATCAGTCCTTGCTATGAATATTTACCACTTAAAACGccccaaaataataaaaatgtaatgaaatttGCTAAATTTTGAAATCAAATAATACATTATAATGTAGAATTGCTATAAACTTCACCTGAAGTTAGGCTGAATCTTTTGAGCATATGTTGTGTTTATATCTTAAGTAACTGCTTAAAATGACTTCATATTGATATTCTCAGTGTGAAGGGACTCCTAGTGGACATTGCATTCCCTTATTCTATAGTTTCTATGTGTTGTGTGTTCCATGAAAGCTGAAGAAAGGTCATGCAtcttcatgtttctgtgatGTAAAAGGTGGTAGCGTATCAGGCTGTCAGACTCAGACTGAGAGTCAGTCATGAGTGTGCACGGCGGTGGTTTGGTTTCGCAGCGGCGTGGGGTGAACTCAGAGGTGCCGAGACAGGCTCTGATTCCCGGTATCGCCGACTTCAAACCTCCCCTGTGATACCACAGTAAAACAGCGGCACCGTATTGTATCAGACCCCGAAACCGTGCTGAGTTATGTCTCACCTGTTAGATGaacactttgacatttttatcaaatgtgGATtagtacagtgttttttttttttttttttggttgtgatGAGGATAATTTTTTAAGAAGAGGAATATATCTTGACtgacatttttactgtgttGAAATGCCTTATTTCATTAAgttcaatattattttgtctgtttccagTAAAATTAGGTaaggttaaaatatatattgcttTATTAATAACATTTCATTAGGTGTTTCAGTAGCTTATAACCATTTGCTTTTTGTACTACTAAACTTTCAAGTACCTTTAAATCttgaaaaatgtactttcaagatttaaatctaaactattcTTGCTAATTGGACAAGAAAAAAGACTAAACCTAAATTTAAGTGGTTTTTCTACTGATTTAACAAGCACTTGTTGCCAGTAATACTTACATGCAGTTTCAAAGTATTTGGTTTTGTAAAATCAAACATATattaagcaaacattttatttgtttttgttaagaaATGTACTTATGGTGAATAAACTAACTCATTTTAACTCTTTAACATTAAGTTGTAATGGTTTCTGCAAGGATGATTGTTAACATACACTACGGTTGATGTTGTGGTTTTATGATACTGTATTACAGTTATAAGTTAACCACTAATCTTTAAGATATGTTTAATATAAGACTATTTTCCCAGGAGTCATCAATGCACAGTTTTGCCGAGTTTCTTTCAGAAAGAACACGAACGTTGTTGCTTGCTGATGTACAGAGAAAACCACAAACGCTGTGCTCAAAGATGCTGTACTGTGGTGGTTATGTTAGCTATCAGTGTGAccgaaaaaacaaaatcaacgcTTTAGACAAACACGTCAGTCATACGGCtaatttactgaaaatgaaGTATTTGGTTGTTTATCAAAAGTAAGTGAACTAGACTCTTTCTCAGATATTCGTCTTTAAGTCTGAGGCAGATTTACAGTTGAAACTTGATATTTacttacaaataacatttttccctcactgaaagaaattaaatttactATTTTAGGTCAGTAATGatgatcaaatttatttatatttactaaatgccaaaataatgaaaaagagttatttttaattctgatcCAGATGTTTACATGCATTTCCTTAGTATTTTGTAAGATAagcttttaaactgtatgaTATTATGGGTTTTCTCCACTGGCTTCTTACAGCAGTTTGCTGGAaatttggcccattcctcctgacagaagtGCTGTCGTTGAATCAGTGTTGTAAGCCCTGCTTGCACACTTTTTCAGATGTGCCgtcatattttctgtgattCCAGATTGGTCCTTTGTAATGGCTGATCCAAGACACCGCCTTTGTTGTCCTTAAACCGTAATTTAGCTGTGCACTTATGGTCATTATCCATTTGGAAGACCAATTTTGGGCACCTTGATGGTGCTTCAGTATTTCTACATAAGGTTATGccatctatttttttctgaaaatgcacCAGTTCTTTCTCCTGTCACTTAATACTGctataaagtctttatttcCTTAAAAGTCTTTATACATGATTGTAATTGTTTGAGCCGATGAACGTAGACCAAGTTGTACCCAATGATGAACCAGGCTAGTTGAGGTCAACGGTTGTCTTGTTAATATCTTGAcgtatttttttcctaaatgaTCACTTGAATAAGCAGTGTTTAAGGTGTTTCCTTCAGAAGTTTCAAACCTGaatttgaagagaaaaataacactAAATCTCGTCATTCTGGGATTTAGCTAATAGAAATAACTCTGGTCATCCTTACTGATCTAAAATAGGAAAAATGATgtgtgatttaatgtcagagttGAGAAGagaaagtttaaacatttatacaGTTCAGGTTAAAACCTGGTTTCAACTGTTTATATTGGGTTGATATATTGGTAAATGATAAATGGTGATGTATTGGTGACCATCTACTCTATTTTTGTTGCaccttatttcttttgttttatttttgtttcctagTTTTGCAGCTAAAGTGCTCTTTATGCAACATGGAAAAATGGTCACTTGAATAAATAGTTTCTAATTCAGACCTTTAAATGTATAGTGAGTGACTCAGgattttcattcagattttttttaataaatgtatttttatttaagctaaCGTTGTTAAACTAAAGCCGCACACATCAGTAGTTGCTCCAAGTACCATTGTCATCACTGCAGTCAAATTAGCGgctaattaatcattttttatattatttaaaatgctttggcTGTAATGCTATCATTTCCATGGAGTcaccaaaacagttttattgtttcttaaaaaaaaataaattaaaaacatgtaaaaacaacaatgacgGTAGATGAAAGGCGAAAGCGGCgatgcattttgtcaaaatgctGCACAGTGATGGTATCAGCGGCCGTGAACCTTTTGTTCTCGGCTAATCTGTTAGATAATAACAGTCGTACAAATAATTTGATAAATCTTTGGGTTGTCTTGTCATTTctgttcaaaatgaaacaaactggaCTCTATAAATATATAACAAAGATGGTGTTTGTTTATAGTTACATTGATAAAATTTAAGGCTAATGATAAACTGGAATTTTAACATCAAGTCAGACACTTTAATGTGAAGAGAAAACTACAGCGGCTTTAGTATAAATAGGACATTGGTATTGCAGCCTTTGTTCAAAGCAATTGTTAGgtacataaaacatgttaaaaataaaatgacctaCTCTATAAACATAGCAAGacttgatcattttaatttaatagataagtatttgtaaaaactggaacatttttcttttaatacacactatggtttaaatattaattcaatGCCATTACACAAAGTGTtaagtatataaataaatatttagggATTAATTCTGATGCGTCACCAAGACACATTAGTAAagtttctatatatatatatatatatatatatatatatatatgtgtgtgtgtgtgtggccacGAAggctttttccccccctcccccaaagGTGCAGCACCACAACAGCAATGCAGTCCTTGTTCACTTCATCGTTCTCCAAAGTTCAATACTTCAAACCAAACATGCCAATTGTAGAGATTTTTACCAAACTAAATGATTTGCTTCACCtcatcacatatttttttttgtccaaacagaAGACCCTACATTTCTAAACAAAGATTAAACGTGAATGGAGTCATCACAAGCTCTCACTTACAGATGTAGTTTTGTCTGAGTTCAGTCCctgtaatttctgaatttatGTGGTTTATTCAGAGTTGATGTCAGCCATAACACTGAAACCTCCGGTCGTTTAAATTTCCACCTCCGTTTTATGGTCATAGCAAAGCAGAGTTAGACAAACTTACCCAAATTTGAAGTAGTTTTACATAAGTCATTTTAGAGCCGCTGCCAGGTGTTTCAAACACTTAAACGCTATAGAAAGTGAGCTACGTTTGCATCAGTGTCGTAAAATCTAAATTATGTTGGTGAGAATGAAGACACGCTTCCCCTCAACATCTGTGACACAGTTTCACACACCTGTAtaagctgaaaaacattttgatattatCTTTGGCTTAGATAAAAAGACAACTTTCATAAGTGgtgttgcaaaaaacaaacaaaaagcgtACTACGCAAGAGTCGGCACAGACCAGTTTACTCATTTCTTTAACTTTGTTTCCACAAGCTTCAGTTACATGTGTCTgcatccaaaaaaataaagagctggAACATTCACTAAAAcactggtttaaaaacaaaaacaaaggaatgcTCAAAATACACAGATGGAATGTCTTGCACATCTGAACAAAAAGTTAAcgttaaaaagcattttgtttttgaacaaaagacatttaaaaaaaaaaaaaagaaaaaaaaagctaaaactggCAACTGCTTTCCTCCAAACACATTCTGACCAAACTAATGATCTGTTATGGTAGCAAAATACAAATCCTGaatttttataatgtttcatCCAACTCCTAAGATTTAGCACTGCTGACTTTAGcttctacaaaataaatctgatctGCAGACAACTTTGCTGTAGGTTTGGCGCCATCTTCAGCCTGTGAAGGGGAACTGCAGGATCACTGCTTTTTCAGGTCCTAGAGTGAATTTCTTCAGGCTGACAGTCGACTGCACTGCCAGATTTTCATCTGTCGATATCTTCACTACCGCTGTGTCTGGCAAAGTTACACcttctgcaggaaaaaaaaaaaaaaaaaaaaaaaaaaaaagctttaatacAACCAATATTAAacaataagaagaagaagaagaaaaaaagagatttactATTAATCTCAAAATAGTAAGTTGGAattttgagggggaaaaaaaaataaaatgacaattttattcCCCAGTTGCTCCAATCCTCTTCACTGTAATTTACATGACTGTTTTTCTGCATAATATTTGACCACCAGCTCACCTGTAGGAGGAAGTGTAAGTTTTAGTTCTGCTGGTTTCTCTCCCCAGTTAACTGCGGTTATGTATCTTTCGCTCTGGTCCCACACTCGAAGGAAGGCGAGGGATGTGGCAGAGGAGTTGAGTGGATAATAGTCGCCGTGAAGCAGCGAGCGCTCCTTTCCTCGGAGGTCACTGAGGGATTTGAACCATGACCTGCTTTCCGTCTGGTTAGCCTGCATACCAGAGATGTAAGgatgtttaaaaacaagaagctgCTAGACTGCAAATTAAGgtcctttagaaaaaaaaaaaaaaaagtcataactGACTGAATACTTACATCCAATTCCCAAACCATGTTGAGCCTTCCAGAACCCTGAAAattggaaggttttttttcatgttgaaaTCCAAGATTTGATGCATTTCATAAATGGCAAGAAAAGTTTTCAGACACAAAATGCAGATTAGTGATCAGAGTCAATTACAGGAACGTCGTTTGAACATTTCAACACATTGTCAGGTTGGGGCTTACATTTCCTTGAAGGCCAATTTCGTCTCCGTAGGTAAACACCGGTATTCCAGGCAAAgtgaagagcagcagctggtAGAGATGCTGCAGGTCTGAGGACGTTGCCACTTTAGACAGAGGTTCCAGTTTGCTGGCACCAAGACCCCAGCCCACATTGCTCTGCTCAGAGTGGAGGACGTCCACAGTTTTGATGCGCTCCACACCTGCAAATCCacaggggagagaaaaaaaaaaatgcacaaaatgcatcaaaactccaaacaaaaacaaaaaaaacagggaaagttCTTAGCTCAAACAGGCTAAACCCACCATTGTCACTCGAGCCGAGGAGGTTGGGCAGAATAATGTCCACACCAGTGGTGTTGATCAGGTGGAGCACCTCACCTACTGGAGCCCCTTCTACCGCACCCATCAGCGCACTGAGGGGAAGAATGCTACGTCAGTCACTAAACAAGGAAAAATCAAGGCAGAGCTTTCCACTGTAGCTGCACCGCCACAAATAAATTAGGCCtaagcaataaattaattccATGAGCtcaatttccatttgaaagaTTTATGGCTTTTCTTTCTACCAAGAACTGGAAGACGAgagttttcagtctggtgttttagTCTCAACTGAAGAACGATTTTAATTAGAGACTTCATaactaattttgttttacatctgttttggatatttaaaacgtcttccagttccagtgttaaacgTTCATTATAATTTATCATTGCCATCATATTACTtgaaaaatggtctcaaaacaatattgtttatcgcaatgaCTTCTGGGAAAATTTATAAtccaacaaaatttgttttcatgatgGGCTGCAACAATTCATCAAATGACTCAAAGACCTACGTTTTTAAAATTTCTCAAGGCAAAATATCTCCCTTGAAGCTTTGTGAAGTTATGCTTTAGTATCTAGTGCATTGTTGATTGTGTTGCGCAACACTCTTACTTCTGCCACAAATGACAAATGTTTAGGGGGAGACAGGAAGGCACAGAaagaaacaccaaaaataaaatataaacaggGGGCTGCTAACAGGTGATGTTTTTGTTGCCTTTGCAAAAGATTAACTTTTATCTGATTGTCAGTGCAGAAGAAAATACAAGtcaaaaacttagaataaacTGGAATCAAATTTAAAGACCTACTGAAAATTTAGGATGCATTTCAGGTTTAAAATGAGGTCTAGAGACAGTCTAGTTAACATTATGCGATTTTAAAAGGTCATGATAAAACTTCACCACCAGGGGTCACTCtaccatgacaaaaaaaaaaaaaaaaaaaaaaagacacttatCTACTCGTTTTCTTGCCGACTTTTCTCCACTTAATACCTCCCACTGGAATGTCTTTGCAACAAATCAGCTGATATTTTTGAGAGTTTTGAGATCAAATTCATGGAAAAATAACCCGACTGTCAAATTAATCTCGCTTTTTCTCCCCTAAATCTAGTTTCTCAGAGGTCAGAAAACGGATTCAGTCACCTCACTTTGCCGACAGTGCGGTTGCCCTGGACGGCAGTCCTCAGTGTTTGCCACTCGTTGAAGCCAGAGGCAAACTTTAGGTCTGACACCTTGATGCCATCAACACCCAGATTTATCCAGTGCTCTGCTGCCTCCTGGAAGAGAGCAGAAGCGCATCAGGTTGGTACAGAGCCGCTGAAGAAAGCACGTGAAATTCAGACAAACGTAAACACTGGCTCACCCTGACTTTCTCCACCATCTCATCGGCTTCGGCAGAAAACCATGGATTAGCGCCCTCGTAGTTTGGAGTCAGGTCAACAATCACAGAAATAccttaaaaagaaacaggaaacgCCAAACTAAATAACtgaacaattttaattttgagcctttatgtgaataaaataagctaCCTTTCTTTTTAGCCTTCAGCAGCACAGCCTCCAGCTCTTCCATCGTTCCATGGTCTATGCGGATCTTTTTAAGATCCAGGGTGTTTGGCTGGTCCTTCTGGACGACGTGAAGAGGACCAAGAACCacacctttgacctttaactGGTTCAGCTGGTCCAACTTCCCCT
This window harbors:
- the slc3a2a gene encoding solute carrier family 3 member 2a; amino-acid sequence: MSKDTEIDLEEVKLNTVDQEKQPMAGDHPSPTGEKNGSVKLKIPDEDVTFTGLSKEELMKVAGTPGWVRTRLALLVLFWLGWVGMLAGAIVIIVQAPRCKPIPEMHWWNEGPLYQIPNLHAFSNGLKGLEGKLDQLNQLKVKGVVLGPLHVVQKDQPNTLDLKKIRIDHGTMEELEAVLLKAKKKGISVIVDLTPNYEGANPWFSAEADEMVEKVREAAEHWINLGVDGIKVSDLKFASGFNEWQTLRTAVQGNRTVGKVSALMGAVEGAPVGEVLHLINTTGVDIILPNLLGSSDNGVERIKTVDVLHSEQSNVGWGLGASKLEPLSKVATSSDLQHLYQLLLFTLPGIPVFTYGDEIGLQGNGSGRLNMVWELDANQTESRSWFKSLSDLRGKERSLLHGDYYPLNSSATSLAFLRVWDQSERYITAVNWGEKPAELKLTLPPTEGVTLPDTAVVKISTDENLAVQSTVSLKKFTLGPEKAVILQFPFTG